One window from the genome of Nicotiana tomentosiformis chromosome 5, ASM39032v3, whole genome shotgun sequence encodes:
- the LOC104116900 gene encoding uncharacterized protein — protein MDENQHKWVSKLMGYKFEIKYKSGAENRVVDALSRCGESAELYAISVWKYEDKEEWDQEVKRDSKMASILQRLITGQQTNDKYSLKNGCLLFKGCLVLPKGSPRIPGLLKEFHSSPIGGHSGYLRTYKRLF, from the coding sequence ATGGATGAGAATCAGCATAAATGGGTTTCCAAACTCATGGGTTATAAGTTTGAGATCAAGTACAAATCGGGTGCTGAAAATAGAGTGGTTGACGCACTATCCAGATGCGGGGAATCTGCAGAGTTATATGCCATTTCGGTTTGGAAGTACGAAGACAAGGAGGAATGGGACCAAGAAGTAAAAAGAGACAGTAAAATGGCTTCTATCTTGCAAAGGTTAATTACAGGACAACAAACAAACGACAAATACAGCTTGAAGAATGGATGTCTACTGTTCAAGGGATGTTTGGTTTTGCCAAAAGGATCACCCAGAATCCCAGGATTGTTGAAGGAGTTCCATTCTTCTCCAATAGGTGGTCATTCGGGGTATCTTCGCACATATAAGAGgctgttttaa
- the LOC138893157 gene encoding secreted RxLR effector protein 161-like: protein MNYGILYSGFPYTLEGYSDANWISNSDETKFTSGYVFTLGGGAISWKSAKQTIIARSTMESEFVALELAGSEAEWIRNFLANIPLINDVLPHVFMHCDCQATIAIAKNKFYNYKSRHMKLRHDIIK, encoded by the coding sequence ATGAATTATGGTATCCTATATAGTGGATTTCCTTATACTTTAGAAGGTTACAGTGATGCAAACTGGATCTCTAATTCAGATGAGACAAAATTCACTAGTGGTTATGTATTCACCCTTGGTGGTGGTGCTATATCGTGGAAATCAGCTAAACAAACGATCATTGCTAGATCGACTATGGAATCCGAGTTTGTAGCTCTGGAGTTAGCTGGTTCTGAGGCTGAGTGGATAAGAAACTTCTTAGCTAATATCCCTTTAATAAATGACGTATTGCCTCATGTGTTTATGCATTGTGATTGTCAAGCTACAATAGCTATTGCAAAgaataaattttataattataaAAGTAGACACATGAAACTGAGACATGATATCATAAAATAG